A genomic window from Planococcus rifietoensis includes:
- a CDS encoding DUF948 domain-containing protein translates to MDPIIWLYIALGIIVLGLIVAVVGVVMLLSGIKEPMKEMKGSADNLKGRMDKLMLETTHLQHTTNELKEDIQQKSEKVAVLVDGAKGTINSVIDMNSVVRSITSGISKKVEDDPANRFQVNQYSNNAAGLMKYLDKKKNQESTNSTYNPEPAAPHQVSKNY, encoded by the coding sequence ATGGATCCGATTATCTGGCTTTACATAGCACTTGGTATCATTGTCCTTGGCCTGATCGTCGCCGTCGTCGGTGTCGTGATGCTGCTATCCGGCATCAAGGAGCCGATGAAAGAAATGAAAGGTTCGGCAGATAACTTGAAAGGCCGCATGGACAAGCTAATGCTTGAGACGACTCATTTGCAGCATACGACAAATGAATTGAAAGAAGACATCCAGCAGAAATCCGAGAAAGTGGCCGTCCTGGTTGATGGGGCGAAAGGAACGATCAATTCAGTCATCGACATGAATTCGGTGGTCCGCAGCATCACGTCGGGCATTTCGAAAAAAGTCGAAGACGACCCTGCCAACCGTTTCCAAGTCAACCAGTACAGCAATAACGCAGCCGGCTTGATGAAATATTTGGATAAGAAGAAAAACCAAGAATCAACAAATTCAACTTACAACCCAGAACCTGCAGCACCACATCAAGTATCGAAAAATTATTGA